In one window of Leptospiraceae bacterium DNA:
- a CDS encoding chemotaxis protein CheW, with the protein MEEKYLDLFFDEVQEHIDDLNRSLLELEQDYTNPEIINEIFRIAHTLKSSAGFVGLEYLSRLAHKMEDLFQLIKDKKILVKTELMNLLFSCLDAIKNSVASFQANREEEKEVLNELAKKLEEYSIKEVQSFNSSDITKAKSEIHDVKKTSSEILKEKEKEFEEARLSEQKELIQQDDKIKMKIELTEEDLHQLTNIVRYDEKVFHGYVQLEEEAPMKNLRLLLIYNRLFKALQIYKIDPSLNELERNSNLKRLEFVVYGPFNQQQIIKLCQIDLIEKISVKEIELQRGLRDIMPSKTINQRLSQEISSSKEGGISKDKELDTESVIKSKSIRVPAEKIDYILNNVGELVITNSGLQKIYDDLVNEFGETQTLTELRNKIEQAIRIARELQSGVMKMRMMPVGVVFQRFHRPVRDLAMGLGKKVELIIQGEDTELDKNIIDSLNDPLMHLIRNAIDHGIEPSEERIQKGKPETGTIILKAYQSGNHIFIEVQDDGRGLNKEKILEKAKSLGLLNEKEQLTENEIYQFIFQPGFSTAERVSNISGRGVGMNVVKDVVDQFKGSIQINTTPGVGTSFILMFPLTLAIISTIHVKVEDEEYAFPLSDVVETVRISPSQITTLQGKNIINLRKEIVPVYELSVLMGLPSKWNGNVYKNIPAEVDESAAENQNKEIPVVIVSIGSRKVGYIVDEMIGKREIVIKSLEQNYKNILGLIGACLLGDGSIVMVLDVNGLLEIATQNYDAQIQKIKQDEEIINAIKVYNQKVKELSTTSRRIKKKSKSLPIKEIKEKEEFIQEPQEPKKETAVVHIIEKTTDKNNDVLLSSANQNEAIQITQKEIQQEDKTLDKIVVIEEFRKEKERRKEIGLEIFKEGDSIVKDEKQFLSEKDYEKLYSVVNSGMINAGLVLTQLLGVTIDVSVPEFKAIEFHDMEELIQPDKNFYSIFLETGGEFESLLCLVFDEDRAIVTAGELMGIPMEQRKVENIDIEDIKSVLNELTNIVGSSLLNEIANRTNMTIKPSVPELHLFDRKKLMEYIYQKKQTKQNETIIYIGADFLREETELL; encoded by the coding sequence ATGGAAGAAAAATACTTAGATCTATTTTTTGATGAGGTTCAAGAACACATTGATGATTTAAATCGCAGTTTATTAGAACTGGAGCAGGATTATACAAATCCAGAAATCATCAATGAAATCTTTCGGATAGCTCACACTTTAAAATCCTCTGCTGGTTTTGTTGGCTTAGAATACCTATCTCGTTTAGCACACAAAATGGAAGACTTATTTCAACTTATCAAAGATAAGAAGATTTTAGTCAAGACAGAACTAATGAATTTACTTTTTTCTTGTTTGGATGCCATAAAGAACTCTGTTGCAAGTTTTCAAGCAAATAGAGAAGAAGAAAAAGAAGTTCTAAACGAATTAGCAAAAAAGCTTGAGGAATACTCCATAAAAGAGGTTCAAAGCTTTAATAGCAGTGATATCACAAAAGCCAAGTCAGAAATTCATGATGTAAAAAAAACAAGTTCAGAGATACTGAAAGAAAAAGAAAAGGAATTTGAAGAAGCAAGATTATCAGAACAAAAAGAATTAATACAACAAGATGATAAAATTAAAATGAAGATTGAACTAACAGAAGAAGACCTTCATCAATTAACAAACATCGTTAGATATGATGAAAAGGTATTTCATGGGTATGTTCAATTAGAAGAAGAAGCACCCATGAAAAATCTACGCTTACTTTTAATTTACAATCGCTTGTTCAAAGCCTTACAAATTTACAAGATAGATCCTAGTCTAAATGAACTAGAAAGAAATTCCAACTTAAAAAGATTAGAATTTGTAGTTTATGGTCCCTTCAATCAGCAGCAGATCATAAAGTTATGTCAAATAGATTTAATAGAAAAGATATCCGTTAAAGAAATTGAACTTCAAAGAGGATTAAGAGATATAATGCCTTCTAAAACCATAAATCAAAGATTATCCCAAGAAATCTCTTCCTCGAAAGAAGGTGGCATATCCAAAGATAAAGAGCTTGATACAGAAAGTGTAATTAAATCAAAAAGCATCCGAGTACCTGCAGAAAAGATTGATTATATTTTAAATAACGTGGGAGAGTTGGTAATTACCAATTCAGGACTTCAAAAAATCTATGATGATTTAGTGAATGAATTTGGGGAAACTCAAACTCTAACGGAGCTGAGAAACAAAATTGAACAAGCTATTCGAATCGCACGAGAACTTCAATCAGGGGTGATGAAGATGAGGATGATGCCTGTTGGTGTCGTCTTCCAAAGATTTCATCGCCCTGTTAGAGATTTAGCTATGGGATTGGGAAAGAAAGTAGAACTGATTATTCAAGGGGAGGATACAGAATTAGATAAAAACATTATTGATTCTTTAAATGATCCCCTAATGCATTTAATCAGAAATGCTATTGATCATGGGATTGAACCTTCAGAAGAAAGAATACAAAAAGGCAAACCTGAGACTGGGACGATAATATTAAAAGCTTATCAAAGTGGGAATCATATCTTTATAGAAGTTCAAGATGATGGTCGTGGATTAAACAAAGAAAAAATTTTAGAAAAAGCAAAAAGTCTTGGATTACTCAATGAAAAAGAACAACTAACTGAGAATGAAATTTATCAATTTATCTTTCAGCCGGGTTTTTCTACTGCTGAACGAGTAAGCAACATAAGTGGTCGTGGTGTAGGAATGAATGTAGTGAAGGATGTTGTTGATCAATTCAAAGGTTCTATACAGATTAATACAACACCTGGTGTGGGAACCAGCTTTATTTTAATGTTTCCTCTTACTTTGGCTATTATTTCTACTATACATGTCAAAGTAGAAGATGAAGAATATGCATTTCCACTTTCTGATGTGGTTGAAACTGTACGGATATCACCTTCTCAAATTACTACATTGCAAGGGAAAAATATAATTAATCTACGAAAAGAAATAGTCCCTGTTTACGAACTCTCAGTTTTGATGGGATTACCTTCGAAATGGAATGGAAATGTTTACAAAAACATACCAGCAGAGGTTGATGAATCTGCAGCTGAAAATCAAAACAAAGAAATCCCAGTAGTTATCGTAAGTATTGGAAGTCGAAAAGTGGGGTATATTGTAGATGAAATGATAGGAAAGAGAGAAATTGTAATTAAATCTTTGGAACAAAATTATAAAAATATCTTGGGACTTATTGGTGCTTGTTTATTAGGGGATGGTAGTATAGTGATGGTTTTAGATGTGAATGGACTTTTAGAAATTGCGACACAAAACTATGATGCACAAATTCAAAAAATAAAACAAGATGAAGAAATTATAAATGCTATAAAAGTTTACAATCAAAAAGTGAAGGAACTATCCACAACATCAAGAAGAATAAAGAAAAAATCAAAAAGCTTACCTATTAAAGAAATTAAAGAAAAAGAAGAATTCATTCAAGAACCACAAGAACCAAAGAAAGAAACAGCAGTTGTCCATATAATAGAAAAAACAACAGATAAAAACAATGATGTATTGTTATCTTCAGCGAATCAAAATGAAGCAATCCAAATAACACAAAAAGAAATACAACAAGAGGATAAAACGTTAGATAAAATTGTTGTAATCGAGGAATTTCGCAAAGAAAAAGAAAGGCGAAAAGAAATAGGGTTAGAAATATTCAAAGAAGGTGATTCTATAGTTAAAGATGAGAAGCAATTTTTATCAGAAAAGGATTATGAAAAATTATACTCTGTTGTGAACTCAGGAATGATAAACGCTGGTTTGGTTTTAACCCAATTATTAGGAGTTACAATTGATGTTTCTGTTCCAGAATTTAAAGCAATTGAATTTCATGATATGGAGGAATTGATTCAGCCCGATAAAAATTTTTATTCTATTTTCTTAGAAACTGGAGGTGAATTCGAATCTTTGTTGTGTTTGGTCTTTGATGAAGATCGAGCAATAGTTACTGCAGGAGAATTAATGGGTATACCTATGGAGCAAAGAAAAGTCGAAAACATCGACATCGAGGATATAAAATCTGTTCTTAATGAGTTGACTAACATAGTTGGCTCTAGTCTACTGAATGAGATTGCTAACCGAACAAACATGACAATAAAACCAAGTGTCCCTGAACTTCATTTATTTGATAGAAAAAAACTAATGGAATATATTTATCAAAAAAAACAAACGAAACAAAATGAAACAATTATCTACATCGGAGCTGACTTTTTAAGAGAAGAAACAGAATTATTA
- a CDS encoding chemotaxis protein CheW: MNMYSNEQQYLIFETAENIYGIDILSITEILKPLPVTRLPNAENYVLGVINLRGNIVPVLDVRKILKNEYTQLTPYSRIVVCSVFNKNLGILVEKVQEVVTLKKSQIEGVELKGFSESFIEGVGRSKEKLFLIFNLPLLVGVYSPMMEQKEKYQKEALTNTKELIN, translated from the coding sequence ATGAATATGTATAGCAATGAACAGCAATATTTGATTTTCGAAACAGCTGAAAATATTTATGGGATTGATATATTAAGCATAACTGAAATTCTTAAACCGCTTCCTGTAACAAGACTGCCAAACGCAGAAAATTATGTATTAGGGGTAATTAATTTGAGGGGAAATATAGTGCCCGTTTTAGATGTAAGAAAGATTTTAAAAAATGAATATACCCAATTGACACCATATTCGAGAATAGTCGTTTGTTCTGTTTTTAACAAAAATCTCGGGATATTGGTTGAAAAAGTTCAGGAAGTTGTAACCTTGAAGAAAAGCCAAATTGAAGGAGTTGAGCTCAAGGGATTTTCAGAAAGTTTCATTGAGGGTGTAGGAAGGAGTAAAGAGAAATTGTTTTTGATTTTTAATTTACCTTTACTTGTAGGAGTCTATAGCCCTATGATGGAACAAAAAGAAAAATATCAAAAAGAAGCTTTAACCAATACAAAAGAATTGATAAACTAA
- a CDS encoding 5-formyltetrahydrofolate cyclo-ligase, whose amino-acid sequence MFYASMSAEKTEIRKEAKLYWKEFLKDTKKIERMFEFLIQSLKIYQPKRIFAYFPIENEFPVDRIFGVLQSEIYLPVIINNQDMKFSLYKKDGQFFPLGVNHFGIKEPLEMKEGIPQENDLVIIPSLGCNQDFVRLGRGGGFYDRYFSKNPSSRLSIKLSIIPEDLTQLSFMGFEHDLILDLIITENNIVYKQKKIENM is encoded by the coding sequence ATGTTCTATGCTTCTATGAGTGCAGAAAAAACAGAAATTCGAAAGGAGGCAAAACTCTACTGGAAAGAGTTTCTTAAAGATACAAAAAAAATTGAAAGGATGTTTGAATTTCTCATTCAAAGTCTCAAAATATATCAGCCTAAACGCATCTTTGCTTATTTTCCAATAGAGAATGAATTTCCTGTAGATAGAATCTTTGGTGTATTACAATCAGAGATTTATCTACCCGTTATCATCAATAATCAAGACATGAAGTTTAGTCTCTATAAGAAAGACGGTCAATTTTTTCCTTTGGGGGTGAATCATTTCGGGATAAAGGAACCGTTGGAAATGAAGGAGGGTATCCCCCAAGAAAATGATTTGGTGATAATTCCTTCTTTGGGATGCAATCAAGATTTTGTTCGTTTAGGAAGGGGAGGAGGTTTTTATGATCGCTATTTTTCGAAAAATCCAAGTTCCCGATTATCAATCAAACTTAGTATCATTCCTGAGGATCTAACTCAATTATCATTTATGGGGTTTGAGCACGACTTAATTTTAGATCTAATCATTACCGAAAATAATATTGTTTACAAACAAAAAAAAATCGAAAATATGTAG
- a CDS encoding DUF4395 domain-containing protein, with protein MKTIILKPYPELLNTRKVRLHASLVSLITLLSLITFWLIHPVVSLVITSFLFLDFLFTFLFGPNRSFFSSLVETLHQKYQLFSENWVSPRPKRFAKFCGLSILLISFLFYPNNLYVFFLSLLALFSFLEAAFNYCVACKLFSLGQRIGIVPPDDCKNC; from the coding sequence ATGAAAACTATAATTTTAAAACCATATCCAGAACTTTTAAATACTAGAAAAGTAAGATTGCATGCCAGCTTGGTTAGTTTGATAACCCTTTTGAGTTTGATCACTTTTTGGTTGATTCATCCCGTTGTTTCGTTGGTAATTACGAGTTTTCTTTTTCTTGACTTTTTGTTTACTTTTCTCTTTGGTCCGAATCGTTCATTCTTTTCTTCTTTAGTAGAAACTCTCCATCAGAAATATCAGTTATTTTCCGAAAATTGGGTATCCCCAAGACCAAAACGATTTGCCAAGTTTTGTGGCTTATCCATTCTATTGATTTCTTTTCTATTTTACCCTAACAATTTATATGTATTTTTTCTTTCTCTGTTGGCATTGTTCAGTTTTCTTGAGGCGGCATTTAATTATTGTGTTGCATGCAAATTATTTTCTTTGGGACAAAGAATTGGAATTGTTCCACCAGATGATTGTAAAAATTGTTAA
- a CDS encoding type III pantothenate kinase, whose translation MSYLLAVDVGNTNTVFGLFDGDTLVRSWRIVTKKEWTSDELGVYLNNFLQSANYQPNSIHQAIYSSVVPSFNPILDRMIKEYYHCDPIRVVYNMKLPLKFKYPRPFELGADRIVNAVAGITLYGKDLIIVDLGTATTFCLIKEGDYHGGVIAPGLRMSIEALHAKTALLPLVEFTKPPSGIIGDSTVHSIQAGFFYGWVGMLKEIINNMKAKYSETQFQVIATGGFSQMIHREVPNLFDIVDYDLTLKGLKFIFDYQKS comes from the coding sequence ATGAGCTATCTTTTAGCCGTTGATGTTGGAAATACGAATACCGTTTTTGGTTTGTTTGATGGTGATACTTTGGTTAGATCATGGCGCATTGTAACAAAAAAAGAATGGACCTCTGATGAACTGGGAGTCTATTTGAACAATTTTCTCCAGTCTGCCAATTACCAACCAAATTCTATCCATCAAGCCATTTATTCTTCTGTTGTTCCTTCGTTTAATCCCATTTTGGATAGAATGATTAAAGAATATTATCACTGCGATCCTATAAGAGTTGTATATAACATGAAATTGCCATTAAAATTCAAATATCCTCGTCCCTTTGAATTGGGGGCGGATCGGATCGTAAATGCTGTTGCTGGGATTACTCTTTATGGTAAAGATTTAATCATTGTGGATTTGGGGACGGCAACCACTTTTTGTTTAATCAAAGAAGGTGACTACCACGGTGGTGTGATAGCTCCTGGACTTCGTATGTCTATAGAAGCACTTCACGCTAAAACCGCCTTGCTTCCGTTAGTAGAATTTACGAAACCTCCCTCAGGAATCATTGGCGACAGTACCGTTCATTCTATACAAGCGGGTTTTTTTTATGGATGGGTGGGAATGTTGAAAGAAATCATCAACAACATGAAAGCAAAGTATTCAGAAACTCAATTTCAAGTAATAGCCACGGGGGGATTTTCCCAGATGATCCATCGTGAAGTTCCAAATCTGTTTGATATCGTAGATTATGATTTGACGTTAAAAGGCTTAAAGTTCATTTTTGATTATCAAAAGTCATAG
- a CDS encoding biotin--[acetyl-CoA-carboxylase] ligase, with the protein MLTKAHWIHFPSIDSTNDYLLQQDFEHGTIITADSQQRGKGRKERKWKDVPKKSFLFSLGLYIDDFERYSYFSLVVALCVVESLYAMMKQLSLSEKTFYIKWPNDVLMRDESQNLGKLAGILIETQFKNKKTWKVVVGIGLNWSATPSIDEPALFPPVALFSENVEYEPLFYLDFLIQKMNELSLEKPYSFESYKDLIHRYHFLMHRKIRINTEEYVVENIDNKGYLRIRNKENQITTIKDWDDRIVLV; encoded by the coding sequence ATGCTTACCAAAGCTCATTGGATCCACTTTCCTTCGATTGACTCAACCAATGATTATTTGCTCCAACAGGATTTTGAACACGGAACAATCATCACAGCCGATTCCCAACAAAGAGGAAAAGGACGAAAAGAACGAAAATGGAAAGATGTCCCCAAAAAATCGTTTCTTTTCTCACTTGGACTATATATCGACGATTTTGAACGTTATAGCTACTTTTCGCTGGTGGTTGCTTTGTGCGTTGTTGAGTCATTGTATGCCATGATGAAGCAACTCAGTCTCTCAGAGAAGACATTTTATATCAAGTGGCCTAATGATGTTTTGATGAGAGATGAATCTCAAAACTTAGGGAAACTCGCAGGGATTTTGATTGAAACCCAATTCAAAAACAAGAAAACTTGGAAAGTTGTTGTTGGGATCGGACTGAATTGGTCAGCTACACCCTCAATCGATGAACCTGCTCTGTTTCCACCGGTTGCCTTGTTTTCTGAAAATGTGGAATATGAACCTCTATTTTACTTGGACTTTTTGATTCAAAAAATGAACGAACTTTCTCTCGAAAAACCTTATTCTTTTGAGTCTTACAAAGACTTGATACATCGTTATCATTTTTTAATGCATAGAAAGATACGTATAAATACAGAAGAATATGTAGTAGAAAATATTGACAATAAAGGATACTTAAGAATCCGCAACAAAGAAAATCAAATCACAACCATCAAAGATTGGGATGATAGGATTGTATTAGTATGA